Proteins encoded within one genomic window of Bradyrhizobium sp. AZCC 1719:
- a CDS encoding protein kinase domain-containing protein, translating to MTIGSQRDLGVRVGFVSETGKRSANEDYVGTCLGRSGVSNRDIVAAVADGVGGHKGGREAAELAVRCFIDAYYSLPETLGVRRRASRSLEAANSWIYTQGRTDPRLSGMSCAFSSIILSRRLCHIIHIGDTRAYRLSEGRLERLTTDHIAGRGDLAHLLNRAIGFEDFARFDYATVGLRQHDRLLICSDGVHGVLADHRLQLLLSERASPEESARALVDAALDAGSTDNMTALVLDVVDLPPADRDELTHSIATLPILDLPETGDLVDDFTLGEILSDGRYSRLFKAIDKRQGREVVLKFPHPRVASEGSYRLAFVREAWVAARVRSLWIGEIIELPAERQSRLYSVMPLYEGETLEQRLNRSPQLSLAEGIGIATKLARAVATLHRAGIIHRDIKPDNVILLKAGGLRLVDLGVARVPLLEDFPAEDIPGTPSYMAPELFGGRPGDEFSDLYALGVTVYRMFTAAYPYGEIEPFSRPRFGKPTYLSRYRPDLPAWLDAVVGKALSVDRAQRYGDVIEFSHELENGAMWAKPAVTSRRSLYERDPLVFWKSLSAGLIVLVILLLAWIVKN from the coding sequence GTGACGATCGGTTCGCAACGAGATCTCGGGGTTCGCGTCGGCTTCGTCAGCGAGACCGGCAAGCGCTCCGCTAACGAGGATTATGTCGGGACCTGCCTCGGCCGGTCCGGCGTAAGCAATCGCGACATCGTCGCCGCCGTCGCCGACGGTGTCGGCGGACACAAGGGCGGACGCGAAGCCGCCGAGCTTGCGGTTCGTTGCTTCATCGACGCTTATTATTCTCTCCCCGAGACGCTCGGCGTGCGCCGCCGGGCGTCGCGCTCGCTGGAAGCCGCCAATAGCTGGATCTATACGCAAGGCCGCACCGATCCTCGGCTCAGCGGCATGAGTTGCGCCTTCTCGTCGATCATCCTGTCGCGGCGGCTTTGCCACATCATTCACATCGGGGACACCCGCGCCTATCGCCTGAGCGAGGGACGCCTGGAGCGGTTGACCACCGACCACATCGCCGGACGCGGCGATCTCGCTCACCTGCTCAACCGCGCCATCGGCTTCGAGGATTTTGCCCGCTTCGACTACGCGACCGTCGGATTGCGGCAGCACGACAGGCTGCTGATCTGCAGCGACGGCGTTCATGGCGTACTCGCCGATCACCGGCTGCAGCTATTGTTAAGCGAGCGCGCTTCGCCGGAAGAATCCGCCCGCGCGCTCGTCGACGCGGCGCTGGATGCCGGCTCCACCGACAATATGACCGCACTGGTGCTCGATGTCGTCGACCTGCCGCCCGCCGACCGGGACGAGCTCACCCACTCGATCGCGACGCTTCCGATCCTGGATTTGCCCGAGACGGGCGACCTGGTCGACGATTTCACGCTCGGCGAAATATTGTCGGACGGCCGCTACAGCCGGCTGTTCAAGGCCATCGACAAGCGGCAGGGCCGCGAAGTCGTGCTGAAGTTTCCGCATCCGCGCGTGGCCAGTGAGGGCTCCTATCGCCTCGCCTTCGTCCGCGAAGCGTGGGTCGCGGCGCGCGTGCGAAGCCTGTGGATCGGCGAGATCATCGAACTGCCCGCCGAACGGCAGTCCCGTCTCTATTCGGTGATGCCGCTCTACGAGGGCGAGACGCTGGAACAGCGCCTCAATCGTTCGCCGCAGCTTTCGCTGGCCGAAGGCATCGGCATCGCGACCAAGCTGGCGCGCGCGGTTGCCACCCTGCACCGCGCCGGCATCATCCATCGCGACATCAAGCCCGACAACGTGATCCTGTTGAAGGCCGGCGGATTGCGGCTGGTCGACCTTGGCGTCGCGCGGGTGCCGTTGCTCGAGGACTTCCCGGCCGAGGATATTCCGGGCACGCCGAGCTATATGGCGCCGGAGTTGTTCGGCGGGCGGCCCGGCGACGAGTTTTCCGATCTCTATGCACTCGGCGTCACTGTGTACCGGATGTTCACTGCCGCCTATCCCTACGGCGAAATCGAACCGTTCTCGCGGCCTCGCTTCGGCAAGCCAACCTACCTCTCGCGCTATCGCCCCGACCTGCCGGCCTGGCTGGACGCGGTGGTCGGCAAGGCGCTCAGCGTCGATCGTGCACAACGCTATGGCGACGTCATCGAATTCTCGCACGAGCTCGAGAACGGCGCGATGTGGGCAAAGCCCGCCGTCACATCACGGCGCTCGCTCTACGAGCGCGATCCGCTGGTGTTCTGGAAGAGCCTGTCGGCGGGCCTGATCGTGCTCGTCATCCTGCTGCTTGCGTGGATAGTAAAAAATTAG